From Chaetodon trifascialis isolate fChaTrf1 chromosome 1, fChaTrf1.hap1, whole genome shotgun sequence, one genomic window encodes:
- the nod2 gene encoding nucleotide-binding oligomerization domain-containing protein 2, producing MFVQELVLKQRTEILHALCSSGSAENLERVLDILLAEGELIWEDYQNIQVPGRALYTNARQLLDLVYTKGVETCGFFLAALKQVLPEAQEFGLSLSGCCSYLEEKEDHQSTSAQTLLSQRPSLVSKLQGCIDGALEALIVSGHFTSADCNEVRLPIHTPSQQARRLLDHVRSKGESAAKVVLQYIQQKQESGSQLNQEKLTPCKEFFKYQKKLSTSVSAQCCFLSTYGGTSHMSLDDIYTEGQLELAHDCADVHGPLGLEDIVSTVGTVNEQADTVVVSGEAGSGKSTLLQRLHLLWARGAALQESLLLFPFSCRRLNSEHRELSIQELMFQHCCWPDRQQEEIFQFILDHPHLILFTFDGLDELKQSFSDEHRLCCPTQRAPVHILLFNLIQGSLMKGVRKVVTSRPEAVVPALKKHLYKEVLLRGFSPSGIDCFVRKHHSDPTVATKVLESLQTNTALLGLCHSPVLCWIVSQCHKELLGCGEGSPQTITDVYLMILQHFLQHQSLPRSTVGLGWLQEHLETVLHLGQLAFEGIGTTCYIFTDADLETCAVSEKDICMGFLMQSKDMSSTHSKRYEFLHVTLQCFFAALYIVLSNNTNHSTIPKLFEMKDMRETDVIGACFRSCLPSSNHQELAFEGEATAAETANLQITATFVSGLLSQRHQSLWLHCCPSIVLEKRVRQVLRCLSKGMQKHFKSIPKPVQGEKKSMHAMPDFVWLIKCIYEMQDSRIAKDAMSKLQVDHLKLTYCNIGPVECTALAYVLQHLRNPVGLQLDNNSVGDVGVEQLLPCMHICNSLHLRNNNITDEGIRKLIAKGIQCDNFQKIALFNNKLTDACTQHFSHLLKTKQDFLALRLGNNKITAEGAKQLAEGLKFNCSLQHLGLWGNKIGDAGAEALARALESSKSLVWLSLVGNGVGSAGACALANIVKNSTSLEELWLTENCITRTGVECLIQALEHSTHVKSIWLRNNDLSLEEVEEMTQRESRLIF from the exons ATGTTTGTCCAGGAGCTTGTGTTGAAACAACGGACAGAGATACTGCATGCTCTGTGCAGCAGCGGGTCAGCTGAAAATCTGGAACGGGTTCTGGACATACTACTTGCCGAGGGGGAGCTCATATGGGAAGACTACCAGAACATACAGGTACCAGGTCGGGCGCTATACACTAATGCCAGACAATTACTTGACCTGGTTTATACAAAGGGAGTGGAAACTTGTGGGTTCTTCCTAGCTGCTCTCAAACAGGTCCTACCTGAAGCGCAGGAATTTGGCCTGTCTTTGTCAGGATGCTGTTCATATctagaagaaaaagaagatcaCCAGAGCACATCTGCTCAGACTCTTCTGAGTCAAAGACCAAGCCTGGTCAGCAAGCTACAAGGCTGCATTGATGGTGCTCTAGAAGCTCTCATTGTATCAGGACATTTTACCTCAGCAGACTGCAATGAAGTGCGCCTCCCCATACACACCCCCTCTCAGCAG GCAAGGCGTTTGCTTGACCACGTCAGATCAAAAGGAGAATCAGCTGCAAAGGTTGTACTGCAGTACATTCAGCAAAAACAGGAATCTGGATCCCAATTGAACCAGGAGAAACTGACTCCTTGCAAAG AATTCTTTAAGTATCAGAAGAAGCTCAGCACTTCTGTGTCTGCCCAGTGCTGCTTTCTCAGTACTTATGGAGGGACCAGCCACATGTCTCTGGATGACATCTACACTGAAGGCCAGCTGGAGCTAGCTCATGACTGTGCTGATGTACATGGACCTTTGGGCCTGGAGGACATAGTCAGTACGGTGGGTACAGTGAATGAGCAGGCCGACACAGTGGTAGTGTCTGGGGAGGCAGGCAGTGGGAAGAGCACGTTACTCCAGAGGCTGCACTTGCTTTGGGCTCGTGGGGCAGCCCTCCAGGAATCTCTCCTTCTATTTCCATTCAGCTGTCGCAGGTTGAACTCAGAGCACAGGGAACTGTCTATCCAAGAATTGATGTTTCAGCACTGCTGCTGGCCAGACAGGCAACAGGAAGAGATTTTCCAGTTCATCCTGGACCACCCACATCTCATCCTCTTCACTTTCGATGGCCTGGATGAGCTCAAGCAGAGCTTTTCAGATGAGCACCGGCTCTGCTGCCCCACCCAGCGTGCACCTGTTCATATACTATTGTTCAACTTAATCCAGGGTTCCCTAATGAAGGGAGTGCGGAAAGTGGTAACTAGTCGCCCAGAGGCAGTGGTCCCTGCGTTGAAGAAACACCTTTACAAAGAGGTCCTCCTGAGAGGCTTTTCTCCAAGTGGGATTGACTGTTTTGTGAGGAAGCATCACAGTGACCCCACTGTGGCTACAAAGGTTTTGGAGtccctgcagacaaacactgctTTACTTGGACTTTGTCACAGTCCAGTCCTCTGCTGGATTGTCTCACAGTGCCATAAGGAGCTGCTAGGCTGTGGAGAGGGTAGTCCACAAACAATCACAGATGTGTACTTAATGATCTTACAGCACTTTTTGCAGCACCAAAGCTTGCCGAGGAGCACCGTGGGATTAGGCTGGCTCCAGGAGCACCTAGAAACGGTCTTGCACCTAGGGCAGCTTGCCTTTGAAGGGATAGGAACCACCTGTTACATTTTCACAGATGCAGACCTGGAGACATGTGCTGTATCTGAAAAGGACATCTGCATGGGCTTTCTCATGCAAAGCAAAGACATGTCCTCCACCCACAGTAAACGCTATGAATTCCTTCATGTGACTTTACAGTGTTTCTTTGCTGCTCTGTACATTGTTTTGTCAAATAACACCAACCACTCAACTATTCCTAAGCTCTTTGAGATGAAGGACATGAGGGAGACAGATGTGATCGGCGCATGCTTCAGGTCCTGCTTGCCTTCCTCTAACCATCAAGAGTTGGCTTTTGAGGGGGAAgctacagcagctgaaacagcaAATCTGCAAATCACAGCCACTTTTGTGTCAGGACTACTGTCCCAGCGCCATCAAAGCCTGTGGCTCCACTGTTGCCCCAGCATTGTGCTGGAGAAGAGGGTCAGACAGGTGTTGAGATGCCTGTCCAAAGGCATGCAGAAACACTTCAAGTCTATCCCTAAACCTGTGCAGGGGGAGAAGAAGAGCATGCATGCAATGCCAGACTTTGTCTGGCTTATCAAATGCATCTATGAGATGCAGGACAGCAGGATCGCTAAAGATGCCATGAGCAAGCTGCAGGTGGACCACCTGAAACTGACCTACTGTAACATTGGTCCTGTAGAGTGCACTGCACTAGCCTATGTGCTCCAGCATTTGAGGAATCCTGTTGGCCTCCAGCTGGACAACAACTCAGTGGGAGATGTTGGAGTGGAGCAGCTCCTTCCCTGCATGCACATTTGTAATTCCCTGCA CCTCAGGAACAATAATATTACAGATGAGGGGATCCGCAAACTGATTGCTAAAGGTATTCAATGTGACAACTTCCAGAAAATTGC GCTCTTCAACAACAAGCTAACTGATGCTTGCACACAGCACTTTTCTCATCTTCTGAAAACCAAGCAGGATTTCCTTGCTCTAAG gCTAGGCAACAATAAAATAACAGCTGAGGGAGCAAAGCAGCTGGCAGAGGGACTGAAATTCAACTGTTCGCTGCAGCATTTAGG GCTTTGGGGCAATAAGATAGGTGATGCAGGAGCAGAGGCCCTTGCCAGAGCCCTAGAGAGCAGCAAATCTCTAGTGTGGCTTAG CCTGGTGGGCAATGGTGTAGGCAGTGCAGGAGCATGTGCCCTTGCAAACATTGTCAAGAACAGTACATCACTGGAAGAGCTTTG GTTGACAGAGAACTGCATAACCAGAACAGGGGTGGAATGTCTCATTCAAGCCCTAGAACACAGCACTCATGTGAAATCAATATG GTTGAGAAACAATGACCTCAGTTTGGAGGAAGTAGAAGAGATGACACAACGTGAATCAAGACTGATCTTCTGA